In Paroedura picta isolate Pp20150507F chromosome 6, Ppicta_v3.0, whole genome shotgun sequence, one genomic interval encodes:
- the FNDC9 gene encoding fibronectin type III domain-containing protein 9, with product MGVTVQNVTGNTALVIWPKMASCADSFYSIMYNPNWDKTLSGYTRKQFQKEERVPGSRSSFVIENLIPLTTYILCVTCQSANPSNDQCRIFNTPKQDPASTSNKKKDLAVGIWLTSSVLLLIIAGILLYGCLHIWWRKRRERLETQSLPLGEKEEAWTKNELYSSTGLNKEAQPGQQMEIRNADGVQMATIIANPLAAKEPSMLHSKSEDFVPLSICQSAAK from the coding sequence ATGGGAGTGACAGTACAAAATGTAACAGGAAACACAGCCCTGGTAATCTGGCCCAAAATGGCAAGCTGTGCTGACAGCTTTTACAGCATTATGTACAACCCCAACTGGGATAAAACCCTGTCGGGCTACACCAGAAAACAGTTTCAAAAAGAGGAGAGAGTTCCAGGCAGCCGCTCTTCATTTGTCATCGAGAACTTGATTCCATTAACAACTTACATCCTGTGTGTAACTTGCCAGTCAGCGAACCCATCCAATGACCAATGCCGAATTTTTAACACCCCCAAACAAGATCCAGCTTCCACAAGCAACAAGAAGAAAGACCTAGCCGTGGGCATCTGGCTAACCAGTTCTGTCCTGCTTCTCATCATTGCTGGTATCCTTCTTTATGGCTGTCTGCATATATGGTGGCGCAAAAGAAGAGAGCGTCTAGAGACACAAAGCCTGCCcctgggagagaaggaagaggcatGGACAAAAAACGAATTGTACAGTTCGACAGGGCTTAACAAGGAAGCCCAGCCTGGCCAACAAATGGAGATTAGAAATGCAGATGGTGTCCAAATGGCTACCATAATTGCCAATCCTCTAGCAGCTAAGGAGCCCTCCATGCTGCATTCCAAAAGCGAGGATTTTGTGCCTTTGTCTATATGTCAATCTGCTGCAAAATAG